One window of the Amycolatopsis mediterranei genome contains the following:
- a CDS encoding winged helix-turn-helix transcriptional regulator: MCAMDTADRPDAAADRGPCAAIPADQMDFVRQILDRVGDKWSMLVISALEARPLRYTELQRDAPGISQRMLTLTARQLQQDGLVTRTAYAEVPPRVEYALTPLGRSLHHVVTSLITWVVDHHGQIREHRSSSTTTS; the protein is encoded by the coding sequence ATGTGCGCCATGGACACCGCGGACCGACCCGATGCCGCTGCGGACCGGGGGCCGTGCGCCGCCATCCCCGCTGATCAGATGGATTTCGTCCGGCAGATCCTGGACCGGGTCGGCGACAAATGGAGCATGTTGGTGATCTCCGCACTGGAAGCCCGTCCCCTGCGCTACACGGAGCTGCAGCGCGACGCCCCTGGCATCTCCCAGCGGATGCTCACCCTCACCGCGCGCCAGCTCCAGCAGGACGGCTTGGTGACCCGGACCGCCTACGCGGAGGTGCCGCCGCGCGTGGAGTACGCCCTCACCCCCCTGGGGCGCAGCCTCCACCACGTCGTCACGTCCCTGATCACCTGGGTCGTGGATCACCATGGCCAAATCCGCGAACACCGGTCCTCCTCCACCACCACATCCTGA
- a CDS encoding DsbA family protein — MRVEIWSEITCPWCGLGSHRVDRAVRRFEHGDEVDVTHRSFPLSDRYPVGSIVSVREATLRNYGLAGARLEATTGKIEAMAEQEGLSPYRVLDNQVGNTRLAHEFLAHASAEGKNRLAWDTIFRAYFGAARPIFGLDELLDLGEEIGLEREETRRVLTEGRFRQQVQDELELGQHLGATGAPFIVVEGRYAVAGAQDTDTVLGILRQVWHATHPTVVITESDAAICGPDGCAVPAGHAAHA; from the coding sequence ATGAGGGTCGAGATCTGGTCCGAGATCACCTGCCCCTGGTGCGGCCTGGGCAGCCACCGCGTGGACCGCGCCGTGCGGCGGTTCGAGCACGGCGACGAGGTGGACGTGACCCACCGCTCGTTTCCGCTGAGTGACCGTTACCCGGTCGGCAGCATCGTCAGTGTGCGCGAAGCCACGCTGCGCAACTACGGCTTGGCCGGCGCCCGCCTGGAGGCGACGACCGGCAAGATCGAGGCGATGGCCGAACAGGAAGGCCTGAGCCCCTATCGGGTGCTGGACAACCAGGTCGGCAACACCCGGCTGGCCCACGAGTTCCTTGCCCACGCCTCAGCCGAAGGCAAAAACCGCCTCGCGTGGGACACGATCTTCCGGGCCTACTTCGGGGCGGCCCGGCCCATCTTCGGCCTCGACGAACTGCTCGATCTCGGCGAGGAGATCGGTCTGGAGCGCGAAGAGACCCGGCGCGTGCTCACCGAGGGCCGTTTCCGGCAGCAGGTCCAGGACGAGCTGGAACTGGGGCAGCATCTCGGTGCCACCGGCGCGCCGTTCATCGTGGTCGAAGGCCGGTACGCCGTTGCCGGAGCGCAGGACACCGACACCGTGCTCGGCATCCTGCGCCAGGTCTGGCATGCCACCCACCCCACCGTTGTCATCACCGAGAGCGACGCGGCGATTTGCGGCCCGGACGGCTGCGCGGTTCCCGCCGGCCACGCCGCCCACGCCTGA
- a CDS encoding NAD(P)-dependent oxidoreductase codes for MRVTVFGATGGIGRLVVRQLLDDGHQVTALVRTPAKLALTHPDLTVVTGQLSDRDAVLQALSGADAVISALGPSLKRSATGTAVTNGTRTIVQAMKAQKVTRFIGLATPSLADPQDKPHWKHKVLPVMAGLMFPNALAELKGMTEAVTGSGLDYTIARISNPTNKPATGRVRSGFLGHDRVGSAMSRADIAAFLVSQLTDTRYRRAMPAISN; via the coding sequence ATGCGTGTCACCGTCTTCGGCGCCACCGGCGGCATCGGCCGCCTCGTCGTCCGCCAGCTCCTGGACGACGGCCACCAGGTCACCGCCCTGGTCCGCACCCCCGCCAAGCTCGCCCTCACCCACCCCGACCTCACGGTCGTCACCGGACAGCTGTCCGACCGCGACGCCGTCCTCCAGGCCCTCAGCGGTGCGGACGCGGTGATCAGCGCGCTCGGCCCGTCCCTGAAACGGTCCGCGACTGGCACCGCGGTGACCAACGGGACCCGCACCATCGTGCAGGCCATGAAGGCCCAGAAGGTGACCCGGTTCATCGGCCTGGCCACGCCTTCGTTGGCCGACCCGCAGGACAAGCCGCACTGGAAGCACAAGGTGCTACCGGTCATGGCCGGGCTGATGTTCCCCAACGCCCTGGCCGAGCTGAAGGGCATGACCGAGGCCGTAACCGGCTCTGGTCTCGACTACACCATCGCCCGGATCTCCAATCCGACGAACAAGCCCGCCACCGGCCGCGTCCGCTCCGGGTTCCTCGGCCACGACCGGGTCGGTTCCGCCATGAGCCGCGCCGACATCGCCGCGTTCCTCGTTTCCCAGCTCACCGACACCCGCTACCGGCGGGCCATGCCCGCCATCAGCAACTGA
- a CDS encoding helix-turn-helix domain-containing protein gives MSGVSLADLVGALRHDVVRVSIDGDAAQAVRGVELLDPQAGEGYGPGQLLLGVGLDVGARDDTESALRAAAESGGVLAVKSSRELPVAFLDRARAAGVTVVSIDERVPWSRIQRLASAVLATRSGGDAEGATSGGDLFSLANSVAGAVGGAVAIMDTGQAIVAYSNLPDQPIDETRRRGILGRRVPEEALPDHLSGEVWRSDSVVRRQREGDLPRLAVVIRAGEEVLGSLWVAFPGPIPECAATLHQGARLAALHMLALRRHLDADQESRNLAFRAALDHPGDEGPDLRLPAVLLGADVPGPGEIHGANLLRVLDLFGLDGRALGHQPALALSNNRIYALLPAAPAGSIPVPALVAHLRDRVEHTLRSEITVVSSRQVQAVAELRGERHDVDTALDHVRDSGEAPSHYTTEQLRAPIVHKRLVNTIRGDALLRIGIGERILGYDRKHSSEFVATLRGYLRHFGDVVAASAELHIHQNTLRQRLRRAQELFDLDLTDPAQRLLLELELTAAAGN, from the coding sequence ATGAGCGGTGTTTCGCTGGCCGACCTCGTGGGCGCTCTGCGCCACGACGTCGTCCGTGTGTCGATCGACGGTGATGCCGCGCAAGCGGTGCGCGGAGTCGAGCTGCTGGACCCGCAGGCCGGTGAGGGCTACGGCCCGGGGCAGCTCTTGCTGGGTGTGGGGCTCGATGTCGGTGCTCGGGATGACACCGAGAGCGCACTTCGGGCCGCGGCCGAATCCGGCGGAGTGCTGGCCGTGAAATCGTCCCGGGAACTGCCCGTGGCGTTCCTCGACCGTGCCCGGGCGGCGGGCGTGACCGTCGTGTCGATCGACGAGCGGGTGCCGTGGAGCCGCATCCAACGGCTGGCCTCGGCCGTGCTCGCCACTCGATCCGGCGGGGACGCAGAAGGCGCGACGTCGGGCGGTGACCTTTTCTCCTTGGCCAACTCGGTGGCGGGTGCCGTTGGCGGAGCGGTCGCGATCATGGACACCGGCCAGGCGATCGTGGCCTACTCCAACCTTCCGGACCAGCCCATCGACGAGACCCGCCGCCGCGGCATCCTCGGCCGCCGGGTACCGGAGGAGGCATTGCCGGATCACCTTTCCGGTGAGGTCTGGCGCAGCGACTCGGTGGTCCGCAGGCAGCGCGAAGGCGACTTGCCTCGGCTGGCCGTGGTGATCAGGGCGGGGGAGGAGGTCCTCGGGTCGCTCTGGGTGGCCTTTCCCGGCCCGATCCCGGAGTGCGCGGCCACCCTGCACCAGGGGGCGCGGCTCGCGGCGCTGCACATGCTCGCGTTGCGCCGCCATCTCGATGCCGACCAGGAAAGCCGGAACCTCGCCTTCCGGGCCGCTCTCGACCACCCCGGCGACGAAGGTCCCGACCTGCGCCTGCCCGCGGTCCTCCTCGGCGCCGACGTACCCGGACCGGGCGAGATACACGGAGCGAACTTGCTGCGCGTGCTGGACCTCTTCGGACTCGACGGTCGTGCGCTCGGCCACCAGCCCGCGCTCGCGCTGAGCAACAACCGGATCTACGCGCTGCTCCCCGCTGCGCCCGCGGGCTCCATTCCCGTGCCCGCGCTCGTCGCCCACCTCCGCGACCGGGTCGAGCACACCCTGCGTTCGGAGATCACTGTGGTCAGCAGCAGACAGGTGCAAGCCGTGGCCGAGTTGCGAGGTGAGCGCCATGACGTCGACACGGCCCTGGATCATGTTCGCGACTCGGGCGAGGCTCCCAGCCACTACACGACCGAGCAGTTGCGAGCTCCGATCGTCCACAAGCGGCTGGTGAACACGATTCGCGGCGACGCGCTCCTTCGCATCGGTATCGGTGAGCGCATCCTGGGCTACGACCGGAAGCACAGCAGTGAGTTCGTCGCCACCTTGCGTGGTTATCTACGGCACTTCGGCGATGTCGTGGCCGCGAGCGCGGAACTGCACATCCACCAGAACACGCTGCGTCAGCGTCTGCGCCGTGCGCAGGAGCTGTTCGATCTCGACCTCACCGACCCGGCGCAACGGCTTCTTCTGGAACTCGAACTCACCGCAGCGGCCGGAAATTGA
- a CDS encoding class II aldolase/adducin family protein, translating to MTAVHAGARPASMTEAEWDARVELAACYRIFDHLGWVEMVFNHITVRVPGEDGHLLINPFGLMYDEVTASNLVKIDLDGNILSESNWPINEAGLLIHSVIHANRPDAHCVMHTHTTAGTGVACLRDGLDPDNFYSAQLHDMVAYHDFEGITVDPEEKPRLVADLGSRDLMILRNHGLLALGSTVPAAFATLWTLQRACEIQLAAQSGGRPLTPVTEEAAMRSTRESFQLGDRTEAGRSLFDAMRRRIDRIDPTYAR from the coding sequence ATGACCGCCGTCCATGCCGGGGCGAGGCCCGCGTCCATGACGGAGGCGGAGTGGGACGCCCGGGTCGAACTCGCTGCGTGCTACCGGATCTTCGACCATCTGGGCTGGGTGGAGATGGTCTTCAACCACATCACCGTGCGCGTCCCGGGCGAGGACGGGCACCTGCTGATCAACCCGTTCGGACTGATGTACGACGAGGTGACCGCCTCGAACCTGGTGAAGATCGACCTCGACGGCAACATCCTGTCCGAGTCGAACTGGCCGATCAACGAGGCCGGGCTGCTGATCCACTCCGTCATCCATGCCAACCGCCCCGACGCGCACTGCGTCATGCACACCCACACCACCGCGGGCACCGGGGTGGCGTGCCTGCGCGACGGACTGGACCCGGACAACTTCTACTCCGCCCAACTGCACGACATGGTCGCCTACCACGATTTCGAGGGGATCACCGTCGATCCCGAGGAGAAGCCCCGGCTGGTCGCCGACCTCGGCAGCCGCGACCTGATGATCCTGCGCAACCACGGCCTGCTCGCGCTCGGCTCGACCGTTCCGGCCGCCTTCGCCACGTTGTGGACCCTGCAGCGGGCCTGTGAAATCCAGCTCGCCGCCCAGTCGGGCGGCCGCCCTCTGACCCCGGTCACCGAGGAGGCCGCCATGCGGTCGACGCGGGAGTCCTTCCAGCTGGGTGACCGCACCGAGGCCGGCCGGAGCCTGTTCGACGCAATGCGCCGGAGGATCGACCGGATCGACCCCACCTACGCCCGCTGA
- a CDS encoding MFS transporter, with protein MPRPATPARKEHRRVALAAMAGTTIEWYDFFIYALCAGLVFDSQFFAGLGGNALLISFATIGISFFFRPVGAALVGHLGDRIGRRRTLIFTLLLMGISTTLIGVIPPASAIGDTAPVLLILLRILQGLSAGGEWGGAALLAVEHAPAGRSGLFGAYPQLGAPAGLLLSNGVLAVVTAMTTQQQFLAWGWRIPFLISVVLIAVGLIIRRKVSESPVFQKLQQTGSRAKTPLLTVVKHHWPLVLGGALLFAANNAAGYMTTGGYVQTYAVNSLHMSKSVILSAVMVAAVAWLTSTLFAGWLSDRVGRLKVYRVGFVLQLVWMFPFFALLNTANLGLVVVALLVYSIALGLTYGPQAALYSEMFPAAIRYSGAALAYAIGAVLGGAFAPMIAQALQSGTGTVYSVGVYLAALTVVGLVVTFVLKGRSTTPLPTQGETSTIATGSAS; from the coding sequence ATGCCCCGTCCCGCCACGCCCGCCCGCAAGGAGCACCGCAGGGTCGCCCTTGCCGCCATGGCCGGTACCACCATCGAGTGGTACGACTTCTTCATCTACGCGCTCTGCGCCGGGCTCGTCTTCGACAGCCAGTTCTTCGCCGGGCTCGGCGGCAACGCCCTGCTCATCTCGTTCGCCACGATCGGGATCAGCTTCTTCTTCCGGCCGGTCGGGGCTGCGCTCGTCGGGCACCTCGGCGACCGGATCGGCCGGCGCCGCACCCTCATCTTCACGCTGCTGCTCATGGGGATTTCAACGACGTTGATCGGCGTGATCCCGCCTGCGAGCGCCATCGGGGACACCGCGCCGGTGCTGCTGATCCTCCTGCGCATCCTGCAGGGTCTCTCGGCGGGCGGCGAGTGGGGCGGCGCCGCGCTGCTCGCCGTCGAGCACGCGCCCGCTGGGCGAAGCGGACTGTTCGGCGCCTACCCGCAACTCGGGGCCCCTGCGGGGCTGCTGCTCTCCAACGGTGTGCTGGCCGTGGTCACCGCCATGACGACGCAACAGCAGTTCCTCGCTTGGGGCTGGCGGATCCCGTTCCTGATCAGCGTCGTCCTGATCGCGGTCGGACTAATCATCCGCCGCAAGGTGTCCGAAAGCCCGGTGTTCCAGAAGCTCCAGCAGACCGGCAGCAGGGCCAAGACACCCCTGCTGACCGTGGTCAAGCACCACTGGCCGTTGGTGCTCGGCGGCGCCTTGCTCTTCGCCGCGAACAACGCCGCCGGCTACATGACAACGGGCGGGTACGTGCAGACATACGCCGTGAATAGCTTGCACATGTCCAAGTCGGTGATCCTGTCCGCCGTCATGGTGGCCGCGGTGGCGTGGCTGACCAGCACGCTGTTCGCCGGGTGGCTGTCCGACCGGGTCGGCCGGCTCAAGGTCTATCGCGTCGGCTTCGTTCTGCAGCTGGTCTGGATGTTCCCGTTCTTCGCGCTGCTCAACACCGCGAACCTCGGGCTCGTCGTCGTGGCCCTGCTCGTCTACAGCATCGCGCTCGGACTGACCTACGGTCCTCAGGCGGCGCTCTACTCCGAGATGTTCCCTGCCGCAATCCGCTACAGCGGGGCCGCTCTGGCCTACGCCATCGGGGCCGTGCTCGGCGGGGCGTTCGCTCCGATGATCGCGCAAGCCCTGCAGTCCGGCACCGGAACCGTCTACTCCGTGGGCGTCTACCTCGCCGCGCTCACGGTGGTGGGCCTCGTGGTCACGTTCGTCCTGAAAGGACGATCGACCACTCCGCTACCCACGCAGGGCGAGACCAGCACAATCGCCACAGGGAGTGCGTCATGA
- a CDS encoding MBL fold metallo-hydrolase, translating into MTNSPMSRRKFAQLAAMAGAGTLLLPGTATAENGRTAQYYYDHAYRLAGDDPVLLDIIAALTPGFTVPRPTAPAPMKIFDNLAVLGVGWVSAVAVLTSDGIILIDALTSTADAETVIVPGLRSLGADPATVKYVVVTHGHGDHFGGAQYFADNYGARVLAAPADWDHMEDAGQPGRPVRDLDISDGQRLTLGDTTLTLHHTPGHTPGTVSPVIPLRANGRRHTGMLWGGTKPPADIATLETYLSSVEKFRFRLRQARVDVELSNHPFCDHGLERMQQMLDSPRATNPFILGTDGTQRFMNVMDAMVHGLILDAGTTPATTSLIGHRCC; encoded by the coding sequence ATGACGAACTCACCCATGTCCCGTCGGAAGTTCGCTCAGCTGGCCGCCATGGCCGGGGCCGGCACACTTCTGCTGCCGGGCACCGCAACCGCCGAGAACGGGCGCACTGCCCAGTACTATTACGACCACGCCTACCGACTCGCCGGTGACGATCCCGTGTTGCTGGACATCATCGCCGCGCTGACCCCGGGATTCACCGTCCCGCGGCCGACCGCTCCCGCCCCGATGAAGATCTTCGACAACCTCGCCGTACTCGGAGTCGGCTGGGTGTCCGCCGTGGCCGTGCTCACCAGCGACGGCATCATCCTCATCGACGCACTCACCTCGACGGCCGACGCCGAAACCGTCATCGTCCCCGGCCTGCGCTCGCTGGGCGCCGATCCGGCAACCGTCAAGTACGTGGTGGTGACGCACGGCCACGGCGACCACTTCGGCGGCGCCCAGTACTTCGCCGACAACTACGGCGCACGTGTCCTGGCGGCGCCGGCCGACTGGGACCACATGGAAGACGCCGGCCAGCCCGGCAGGCCCGTCCGCGATCTGGACATCAGCGACGGGCAACGGCTCACCCTCGGCGATACCACGCTGACCCTGCACCACACACCTGGGCACACCCCCGGCACCGTCTCGCCGGTCATCCCGCTCAGGGCCAACGGGCGACGGCACACCGGGATGCTCTGGGGCGGCACGAAACCGCCCGCCGACATCGCCACGTTGGAGACTTATCTCTCGTCGGTGGAGAAATTTCGCTTCCGTCTGCGGCAGGCCCGCGTCGACGTCGAGCTGTCGAACCACCCCTTCTGCGACCACGGGCTGGAACGCATGCAGCAGATGTTGGACAGCCCCCGCGCCACCAATCCGTTCATCCTCGGAACAGACGGTACGCAACGCTTCATGAACGTCATGGACGCGATGGTGCACGGCCTCATCCTCGATGCCGGCACTACCCCGGCGACGACATCCCTTATCGGCCACCGTTGCTGCTGA
- a CDS encoding DUF1080 domain-containing protein: protein MTEPTIDRFDEDGYTPLFDGVTLEGWHPAPRVYGAVYPGGPHVHELLARQGIAPPREPEKHPAVWTVEDGAIVGRQEAPGSGYGGYLVTDDTFGDFELALEAKPDWPADTGIMIRRQRDSWEGFQVLLDHRESGGIGGFFGNGLASFSAVPFAIRSRRDADGTVIGLEADDPDTSAEPVTPEKIARLRYAAVVDDFLRVWRLADWNEIRIRAAGALPVITTWVNGLKIAELDTATLRSPDYDPDAVLRLLGPRGHIALEVHDNDAVFGDARWGRGAACRWRNIRIRSLDGV, encoded by the coding sequence TTGACCGAGCCGACGATCGATCGCTTTGACGAAGACGGCTACACCCCGCTGTTCGACGGTGTCACCCTCGAGGGGTGGCATCCCGCGCCGCGGGTGTACGGGGCGGTGTATCCCGGCGGACCGCATGTCCACGAACTCCTTGCCCGGCAGGGGATCGCGCCGCCACGCGAACCGGAAAAACACCCCGCCGTGTGGACGGTCGAGGACGGCGCCATCGTCGGACGTCAGGAAGCGCCCGGCAGCGGCTACGGCGGCTACCTCGTCACAGACGACACTTTCGGGGATTTCGAGCTGGCGCTGGAGGCCAAACCCGACTGGCCCGCCGACACCGGAATCATGATCCGGCGGCAGCGGGACAGCTGGGAAGGGTTCCAGGTGCTGCTCGACCACCGAGAATCCGGCGGGATCGGCGGATTTTTCGGCAACGGCCTGGCGAGTTTCTCCGCGGTGCCCTTCGCCATCAGATCCCGCCGCGACGCCGATGGGACCGTCATCGGCCTCGAAGCCGACGACCCGGATACGAGCGCCGAACCGGTCACCCCTGAGAAAATCGCCCGGCTGCGGTACGCGGCCGTGGTCGACGACTTCCTCCGCGTGTGGAGGTTGGCGGACTGGAACGAGATCCGCATCCGCGCCGCCGGGGCGCTTCCCGTGATCACCACCTGGGTCAACGGCCTCAAGATCGCCGAACTCGACACCGCGACCCTGCGGTCTCCCGACTACGACCCGGATGCGGTCCTGCGCCTGCTCGGTCCGCGGGGGCACATCGCCCTGGAGGTGCACGACAACGACGCCGTGTTCGGCGACGCCCGGTGGGGACGAGGTGCCGCCTGCCGCTGGCGGAACATCCGCATCCGGAGCCTGGACGGCGTATAG
- a CDS encoding sugar phosphate isomerase/epimerase family protein — MTGQARRSVTLFTGQWADMPFEELAQRAAEWGYDGLEIAASGDHLDLARADEDEAYVRSRLDILDKHGLKVWAISNHLTGQAVCDDPIDFRHRGILRDHVWGDGDGEGVRRRAGEDMKRAARVARKLGVDTVVGFTGSKIWPYAAMFPPVPGAVIDAGYEDFAHRWNPILDVFDDEGVRFAHEVHPGEIAYDYWTSVRTLEAIGHREAFGFNWDPSHMAWQGVDTVAFITDFADRIYHVDCKDTRIRKSSGRQGILGSHLPWGDPRRGWDFVSTGHGDIPWEDAFRALASIGYRGPISIEWEDAGMDRLHGAAEAVTYIRSLLWKLPDAVFDAAFSNQ; from the coding sequence ATGACCGGGCAAGCACGCCGATCCGTGACCCTCTTCACCGGCCAATGGGCCGACATGCCCTTCGAGGAGCTCGCCCAGCGCGCCGCCGAGTGGGGATACGACGGCCTGGAGATCGCCGCCAGCGGTGACCACCTCGACCTCGCGCGCGCCGACGAGGACGAGGCCTATGTGCGGTCCCGGCTGGACATCCTCGATAAGCACGGCCTCAAGGTGTGGGCGATCTCCAACCACCTCACCGGCCAGGCCGTGTGCGACGACCCGATCGACTTCCGCCACCGGGGCATCCTGCGCGACCACGTGTGGGGCGACGGCGACGGGGAGGGCGTGCGCCGGCGCGCCGGCGAGGACATGAAACGGGCCGCGCGCGTGGCCCGCAAGCTCGGCGTGGACACCGTCGTGGGCTTCACCGGCTCGAAGATCTGGCCGTACGCGGCGATGTTCCCACCCGTGCCCGGCGCCGTGATCGACGCCGGCTACGAGGACTTCGCGCATCGTTGGAACCCCATCCTCGACGTCTTCGACGACGAGGGCGTGCGCTTCGCCCACGAGGTCCATCCCGGCGAAATCGCCTACGACTACTGGACGAGCGTGCGCACCCTGGAGGCGATCGGCCACCGGGAGGCCTTCGGTTTCAACTGGGATCCCTCGCACATGGCGTGGCAAGGCGTCGACACGGTCGCTTTCATCACCGACTTCGCCGACCGCATCTACCACGTGGACTGCAAGGACACCCGCATCCGCAAGTCGAGTGGCCGCCAGGGCATCCTCGGCTCGCACCTGCCGTGGGGCGACCCGCGTCGCGGCTGGGACTTCGTCTCCACCGGGCACGGCGACATCCCCTGGGAGGACGCCTTCCGCGCCCTCGCCTCGATCGGCTACCGCGGCCCCATCTCGATCGAATGGGAAGACGCGGGCATGGACCGCCTCCACGGCGCCGCCGAGGCCGTGACCTACATCCGCTCCCTGTTGTGGAAACTCCCCGACGCGGTCTTCGATGCCGCCTTCTCGAATCAGTGA
- a CDS encoding sugar phosphate isomerase/epimerase family protein, which yields MTLMHRTAINPLPWILRDGGYRLDRGVLGEAMTAVSQVGFTHLTIELPPETTAAEYGALLAEHSLAAAPGYFSAPFHDPQRHGQAVEAIKRHAQAHLELGVDSAFIAADLLPDRMAHPAIGTGYDRDRTLVVADGLAAAAEAAAAEGVRYGLHPHVGSAVEVEDEVRAVLDATAGSALWFGPDTGHLRWAGATPEKVIADYADRVLNVHVKDVDANAAKAARERDEDYWTATGRSKVWSEPGRGAIDFDAVLAALPNGFDGWFVIEVDVPNLPTPTESSAASLEFLRRHPYFTTTAAEES from the coding sequence ATGACTCTGATGCACCGGACGGCGATCAACCCTTTGCCGTGGATCCTCCGCGACGGAGGCTACCGGCTCGACCGCGGCGTCCTCGGCGAGGCGATGACCGCGGTCTCGCAGGTCGGGTTCACCCACCTGACGATCGAGCTGCCGCCGGAGACGACCGCGGCGGAGTACGGCGCGCTGCTGGCGGAGCATTCGCTCGCCGCCGCGCCCGGCTACTTCTCCGCACCGTTCCACGACCCGCAGCGCCACGGCCAGGCCGTCGAGGCGATCAAACGGCACGCGCAGGCCCACCTCGAGCTCGGCGTGGACAGCGCCTTCATCGCCGCCGACCTGCTACCCGATCGCATGGCCCACCCGGCGATCGGAACCGGGTATGACCGCGACCGGACGCTCGTGGTGGCCGACGGACTCGCCGCGGCCGCCGAAGCCGCTGCCGCCGAGGGGGTGCGGTACGGCCTGCACCCGCACGTCGGCTCCGCGGTGGAAGTCGAGGACGAGGTGCGTGCCGTACTCGATGCCACCGCAGGCAGCGCCCTGTGGTTCGGCCCCGACACCGGCCACCTGCGCTGGGCCGGCGCCACACCGGAGAAAGTCATCGCCGATTACGCCGACCGGGTCCTCAACGTCCACGTCAAGGACGTCGACGCCAACGCGGCGAAGGCCGCGCGAGAACGCGACGAGGACTACTGGACGGCCACCGGTCGTTCGAAGGTGTGGAGCGAGCCAGGACGCGGCGCCATCGACTTCGACGCCGTGCTCGCCGCCCTCCCGAACGGGTTCGACGGCTGGTTCGTCATCGAGGTCGACGTGCCCAACCTCCCCACGCCCACCGAGAGCAGCGCCGCCTCTCTGGAATTCCTGCGCCGGCACCCCTACTTCACCACGACGGCCGCGGAGGAATCATGA
- a CDS encoding TolB family protein, whose product MSEEQVPLRRLRSGQRARIRVWDRRTGSVRTVFESRERLYEAPNWTADDRLLVNGDGMLWLLPADGSAPPREVPAAGLPEVNNDHVLAPDGATVFASTNDWHIWEVPLAGGTARRVTVDDGGMHFLHGISPDGRRLGYVRLEPRGDDWWASATIHTVGLDGQDDVAVTTDPGPADGCEWTPDGAWIVFNTEQFSDTPGHAQLARVRPDGTEPEQLTFDERVNWFPHVAPTGDVAVYLSYPPGTTGHPADLRVELRLVSVKAWQEPATLVVLDGGQGTINVPSWAPDGTAFAFVDYPFDQNDQVAR is encoded by the coding sequence ATGAGCGAGGAGCAGGTGCCGCTGCGCCGGCTGCGGTCCGGGCAGCGCGCGCGGATCCGCGTCTGGGACCGCCGGACCGGGTCGGTGCGCACCGTGTTCGAGTCGCGCGAGCGGCTCTACGAGGCTCCGAACTGGACGGCCGACGACCGGCTGCTGGTCAACGGCGACGGGATGCTCTGGCTGCTGCCTGCTGACGGCTCCGCACCACCCCGCGAGGTCCCGGCGGCGGGCCTGCCCGAGGTCAACAACGATCACGTCCTGGCCCCGGACGGGGCGACCGTGTTCGCGTCGACGAACGACTGGCACATCTGGGAAGTCCCCCTCGCCGGCGGCACTGCGCGACGCGTCACAGTGGACGACGGTGGCATGCACTTCCTGCACGGCATCAGCCCCGACGGGCGGCGCCTTGGCTACGTGCGTTTGGAACCCCGGGGCGACGACTGGTGGGCGTCGGCGACCATCCACACCGTCGGCCTGGACGGACAGGACGACGTTGCCGTCACCACCGACCCCGGGCCGGCCGATGGGTGCGAATGGACACCGGACGGTGCCTGGATCGTGTTCAACACCGAGCAGTTCTCCGACACGCCGGGGCACGCCCAGCTCGCCCGCGTGCGCCCCGACGGGACCGAACCGGAGCAGCTGACCTTCGACGAGCGGGTGAACTGGTTCCCGCACGTCGCCCCGACCGGAGACGTCGCCGTCTACCTCAGCTACCCACCCGGCACGACGGGCCACCCCGCGGACCTGCGCGTCGAGCTGCGCCTGGTGTCCGTCAAGGCGTGGCAGGAGCCGGCAACGCTGGTCGTCCTCGACGGGGGGCAGGGCACGATCAACGTCCCCAGCTGGGCACCGGACGGAACGGCGTTCGCCTTCGTCGACTACCCCTTCGACCAGAACGACCAGGTGGCCCGGTGA
- a CDS encoding heme-degrading domain-containing protein — protein sequence MTDLITTLEGQERELVFEEFDHSDAWRLGARITAIAQQAGHRVGIDIRRPGLILFRAALPGVTPDQDTWIARKAALVLRMEASSALVDARMSAARVDPVAAGWLGSEYAVTGGSVPIRVRGAGVVAAATASGLSSQEDHDLVVAGIRAYLAEGGGK from the coding sequence ATGACCGATCTCATCACCACGCTCGAAGGCCAGGAGCGGGAACTGGTCTTCGAAGAGTTCGACCACTCGGACGCCTGGCGGCTGGGCGCCCGGATCACCGCCATCGCGCAGCAAGCCGGGCACCGGGTGGGTATCGACATCCGCCGGCCCGGCCTGATCCTGTTCCGCGCTGCCCTGCCGGGCGTCACCCCCGACCAGGACACCTGGATCGCCCGCAAAGCCGCGCTCGTCCTGCGCATGGAGGCCAGTAGTGCACTGGTCGACGCCCGCATGTCGGCCGCGCGTGTGGATCCGGTCGCGGCCGGCTGGCTGGGTTCGGAGTACGCGGTGACCGGCGGATCGGTCCCGATCCGGGTGCGCGGCGCCGGCGTCGTCGCGGCCGCCACCGCCTCCGGACTGTCCTCCCAGGAGGATCACGACCTCGTTGTGGCCGGCATCCGCGCCTACTTGGCCGAGGGAGGCGGCAAATGA